Proteins encoded by one window of Mustela erminea isolate mMusErm1 chromosome 7, mMusErm1.Pri, whole genome shotgun sequence:
- the CD207 gene encoding C-type lectin domain family 4 member K, with protein sequence MKTAESEIPDAHFTVDKQNISLWPRDPPPKTDPGMVLRKPLMVRAAVITLILGFVASILLQATLYPWFMRTISDVKTNAQLLKGSVDNISTLGSEIKRNRGSVEATSLQVRMVNASLAHVRSQIGKLEAGVRDAAAQIQMLTRRWEEVNDLNAQIPALKRDLGKASSLNAKIQGLQSHLDDISKLLRRQNDILQMVSQGWKYFKENFYYFSQVPKTWYSAQQFCMSRDSQLTSVASESEQEFLYKMAGGLFYWIGLTKAGTEGDWYWVDNTPFDKVQSARFWIPGEPNNYGNNEHCANIKMSSLQSWNDASCDNKLLFICKRPYITSEP encoded by the exons ATGAAGACTGCTGAGAGTGAGATCCCAGATGCGCACTTCACCGTGGATAAGCAGAACATCTCCCTCTGGCCCCGAG ATCCTCCTCCCAAGACGGACCCGGGCATGGTTTTGAGGAAGCCTCTCATGGTCCGGGCTGCAGTCATCACCCTGATACTGGGCTTTGTGGCCTCCATCCTGCTGCAGGCCACTCTCT ATCCCTGGTTTATGCGCACAATATCAGATGTAAAGACCAATGCCCAGTTGCTGAAAGGCAGTGTGGACAACATCAGCACTCTGGGTTCTGAGATTAAGAGGAACAGAGGCAGTGTGGAGGCAACCAGCCTTCAGGTCCGGATGGTAAATGCCAGCCTGGCTCATGTGCGTTCTCAGATCGGGAAGTTGGAAGCTGGTGTGAGGGATGCCGCTGCCCAGATCCAGATGCTAACAAGAAGATGGGAGGAGGTCAATGACTTAAATGCCCAGATTCCAGCACTAAAAAGAGATCTGGGTAAAGCCAGCTCTTTAAATGCAAAGATCCAGGGACTCCAGAGCCATTTGGACGACATCAGCAAGTTGCTCAGGCGGCAAA ATGACATTCTGCAGATGGTTTCTCAAGGCTGGAAGTACTTCAAGGAgaacttttattacttttctcaAGTCCCAAAGACCTGGTACAGTGCCCAGCAGTTCTGTATGTCCAGGGATTCACAGCTGACCTCAGTGGCCTCAGAGAGTGAACAG GAGTTTCTGTACAAGATGGCAGGTGGACTTTTCTACTGGATTGGCCTGACCAAAGCTGGGACTGAAGGGGACTGGTACTGGGTGGATAATACTCCATTTGACAAGGTCCAGAGTGCACG gTTCTGGATTCCAGGTGAGCCCAACAATTATGGGAACAATGAACACTGTGCCAATATAAAGATGTCCTCACTTCAGTCATGGAATGATGCCTCCTGTGACAATAAGCTCCTTTTCATCTGTAAACGGCCCTACATCACATCAGAACCATGA